The following DNA comes from Mesorhizobium sp. B2-1-8.
GCTGTCGCGGCGGCTGGAGATTCCCTATCCTTCCCTTCTGGCCCTGGCGGGCGTCGCGATTGCCTTCGTACCCGGTGCGCCGGTGATCGAGATCGATCCGGAACTGGCTCTTGCCCTGTTCATCGCGCCGGTGCTTCTCGATGCGGCCTATGACATGTCGCTGCGTGACCTGAAGCGTTACAGGCTGTCGCTGGTGCTGCTGGCGCTCGGCGCCGTGGTCTTCACCACCGTGGTCGTTGCCTTCGTCGGCTGGAAAATGGCCGGGCTGCCGGTCGCAGCGGCGGTCGCGCTTGGCGCCATCGTCGCACCGCCTGATGCGGTGGCGGCGAGCGCCGTGCTCGGCCAGTTCAGGGTGCCGTACCGCCTCACCGCCATCCTGCAGGGCGAGAGCCTGCTCAACGATGCCACCGCGCTGCTGATCTACCGGCTGGCGGTTTCGGCCGCGCTCGGTTCGATCATGCTGAGCAACGCCATTCCGGTGATCTTGCTGTCCACGATCGGCAGTTTGGTCGCGGGTTATGTGCTTGGCCGCGTCTCGCTGCTGACGCTTACCCGGATCGACGACGCCGCAAGCAGCACCGTGGTGCAGTTCGCCGGGACATTCGGGGTGTGGATCCTGGCCGACAGGCTCGGTCTTTCCGCCATCATCACCATCGTCGTCTATGCCATCACCATTGCGCGCAGCGCGCCGCGCCGCATGTCGGCGAGACGCCGCGTCAGCACCTATTCGGTCTGGGAGTCGGCGGTGTTCGTGCTCAATGTGCTGGCTTTCGTGCTGATGGGCCTTCAGGCCCGGTCGATCGTCGGCCGGCTCTCCGGCGACGGGCAGGGCGGAGTCTTTGTCTTTGCCGCGACCGTGCTGGTCGTCGTCATTCTGGCACGCCTCGTCTGGGTGGCGAGTTACGTTGCGATCATACGATGGTTCGCCCGCGACGGCGAAGGCCAACAGGGAGACGCGCCGACATTTCGCGGCGCCGTGCTGGTCGGCTGGTGCGGCATGCGGGGGCTGGTGACGCTGGTGGTCGCCATTGCGCTGCCGGCGGGCTTCCCCGGCCGCGATCCGATCGTGCTTGCCGCCTTTGCGGTGGTTCTGGGCACACTGGTGTTGCAAGGCATGACCTTGAAGCCCTTGCTGCGGATACTCAACTTCGAACGGGACACGAGTATCGATCGCGAAGTGGCTCAGGCGCGCGTTGCAGTCATGCAGGCCGCCCTTGACGTGTTGAGCCGTAAGACCTCGGGCGCGGCGGCCGTCGTGCGCGAGCAGTACGAGGCTCAGCGGCAGATCGCGGAAAACCCGGAGGATGCGCAGGCGGCGACCGAATACGACCGGCTGCGGCTCTACGCCATCAACCGCCAGCGCGACACGCTGGAGGAACTTCGCAGCAACGGCACGATCGGCGATGAAGCCTATCACCGGCTGGAGGAAGAAATCGACTGGGCGGAATTGGCGGCGTCGCCCGCCGGCCGGTTCCAACCGCTGACCACCGACTAGCAGATACCGCGTCTCGACCTCTGCCCTGCTGGCCCAAGCCCCGTCCGTCTTCCTGCACATTGCAAGCGATCGACCGAACCGTTACTGCCAATGCCGAGAAGTGAGCCGGATAAGCAATGAAGCTGGTCAGCTACAACATCCAGTACGGCTTCGGCGGCGACGGGCGCTACGATCTTTCGCGCGCGGCGCGCCTCGTCGCGGGCGCCGACATCATCGCCCTGCAGGAGGTCGAGCGGCACTGGCAGCGCAGCAATTTCGACGACCAGCCGGAACTGCTTTCACGCCTTTTGCCTGGTTATCACTGGGTATATGGCCCCGCCTTCGACATGGACGCCAGCGAGTGGCGGGACGGCCATCTGGTCAACCGGCGCCGGCAATTCGGCACCATGGTCCTGTCGAGGCTGCCGATCGTCTGGTCGCGGCTGCACGTGCTGCCGATGCGCCGCACGTTGCGTCCGCTCAACACCCGCAATGCCGCGCTCGAATGCATGATCCGCACACCGGCCGGGCCGGTCAGGGTGCTTTCGCTGCATCTCGCGCACATCGCGGCTGAAGAGCGGTTGGAGCAGATCGACTATCTCTTGGCCGCGCATCGCCGGGCGCCGCGGGAAGGGGGACCATGGAGCGGCGTGGATGACGAACCTTCGCGTAACTGGACACATGGGGAAGCCGAGCCGGAAAACCCGCTGGCTGCGATCTGGCTGGGCGATTTCAACATGGAACCCGGCAGCGCCGAATATCGGCGCATCGTCGGTAGCACGCCTTATCATCGTGGGGCGGCCTATCTCGACGGCTTCGTCGATGCCGCCGCCATGGCGGTTGAACCGGCTGGTGATTTTCACACGCATGAGAAGATCATAGACGGCAGACTGGCAAAGCGCCGGCTTGACCATTGCTTTGTCGGCGGCATGTTCGCCGGACGTGTGCGCTCGGTCACCGCCGACATCGGCGAGCTTGCGTCCGATCACTTCCCCGTCCGGGTCGACATCGATCTTGAAACGCCCTTCGGCTGGGGAGGTCGATGAGCTCCATATGACGCTTTTCGTTTTCTTCGCGGTGCTTGCCGCCGCCGCCATGCATGCGATCTGGAACGCGTTGGTCAAGGTGCATCTCGACCGCTTCCTGTCGATCACTTTGATGACGTTCGGCATGGGGGTCGCTGGCCTCGTGGTGCTGCCTTTCGTCGAGGTGCCCAAGGCGGAAGTCTGGCCCTACATCACCGCTTCGGTGATCTTCCACATGGGCTACCGCACTTTTCTGATCGGCGCCTACCAGGCCGGCGATTTCGCCCAGACCTATCCGTTGGCGCGCGGTACGGCACCTCTGCTGGCCGCGCTTGGCGGCATGTTCGTGGTCGCCGAGGTGCCGGCGCCGCTCGCCATTGTCGGCATCCTGCTGTTGTCGGCTGGAACGCTGGTGATGTCGTTTCGCGGCGGGGCGCATCTGGAGAAGCTGAACCTGCGCGCGGTCGCATTTGCGTTGGGCACGTCGATCTTCATTGCCAGCTACACGCTGTCCGACGGCAGCGGCGCGCGGCTGGCGGCAACCGCGCAAAGCTATGCCGCCTGGCTGTTCATCTGCGATGCGCTCGGAGCGCTGGTGCTGTGCCTCGTTTTCCGAGGGCCCAAGGCGCTGCCGGTGTTGGCGCGCGACTGGAAGACCGGGCTGTTCACCGGCGTGCTTTCCGGCGCCGCCTACTGGATCGTGATGTGGGCGATGACCAAGGCGCCGATCGCCTCGGTGGCGTCACTGCGCGAGACCTCGATCCTGTTCGCCATGATGATCTCGGTCTACGCGCTCGGCGAGAAGATGACGGGCTGGCGCGGTGCCGCCGCGCTCAGCATCGTCGCGGGCGTCATCGCGCTGAGGATGGCTTGATCTCTCAGCCCAGCACGGTCATCACCTGGCCACGCCGCTCCGGACTGAAGCGATGATGCAGACGGCGACCACGCCGGCAAAAAGCGCCAGCGCGTAGCCATAGCTCCCTCCGGGTGCTTCGGCGATCCCGCCTGATACGGACCGCCATAGGACGCGGCGAGATTGCCGGCCTGGTAGATGACGCCGGGCAAGGTCGCGCGCATGAAGCGGGTCGCCAAAGTCAGGAACGGTGCTTCGAGACAGCGGAGACTGTGTCGGCCCGCCGGTAAAGGAGAACAGCGGTCAGCCGGCTTTCGAAAGGCCGGCGGTTCACGTTTTCGTAAGGTCGAGATCGAAGACCATCAGCCCGTCCGTGCCGCCTTCGACGGCCGCGACAAGCCGGGCGCCGGCACGCTGATGCGCCTCATGCACGAGATAGGCGTCGCGTGCCGCGGCATCGCGGAAGTCGATGGTGAAGCCATGGCTGAACCCGCGCGCGAACGGCTCCGGACTGACATTGACGCTGAAATGAACCGTCTCCATGCCTTCGATCACCTGTCGCAACGCCTCGAGGTCGGCGTGGATGGCCGTGCGCTCGGTCGGGGATACATCGCTACGAAATCTAGCGAAAACACAGTGCCTGATCATTTTTCACTCCCTAAGCAGCGCGATTGCCGGAAAATACCGCCGGCGCCAGCGGCTCGCGGCCAAGGATCAGATCCGCGCCCTTTTCGCCAACCATGATTGTTGGCGCGTTGGTGTTGGAAGAAGGCACACGCGGCATCACCGAGGCGTCGCAGACGCGCAGGCCTTCTATCCCGCGCAGCCTGAGGTCCGGCGTCACCACCGCCATCTCGTCATGGCCCATGCGGCAGGTGCCGACCGGGTGGTGGTCGGTCTTGGACGTGCGGCAGGCATAGTCGATCAACTCGTCGTCGCTGGCGAGCGACGGACCCGGCAGCACCTCGCGCAGCACGTAGGGGACAAGTGCCTTCTGCCGCATGATCTCTCGCGCTAGCCGCAGCCCCTTCAGCGACATGGCGCGGTCATAGGGATCGGACCAGTAGTTCGGGTCGATCAGCGGATGGTCGGCGGGATCAGCGCTTTTCAGGCGTACCGTGCCGCGGGAGCGCGGGCGCAGGAAGGCCGAGTTCAAGGTGACCCCCGGGTTTTTCAGCTTCTCGACGCCGGCCTCGATGCCGGAGCCGAGACCCAGATGGAACTGAATGTCGGGCGAGGCGGCGGTCGGATCGGCGTACCAGAAGCCGCCGGTCTCGAACAAGCTGGAGGCGACCGGTCCGTTCTTCAAGAGCAGATATTGCAGGCCGGCCCAGGCGGTGCGGTGCAGCTTGGCATAATTGTCGTAGGTGTGATCGCCGGTGCATTCGGCGATGACGAACAGGTCGAGATGGTCCTGCATGTTGGAGCCGACGCCGGGCAGGTCGCGGACGGGCGTGACTCCAACCGACTTTAGATGGTCGGCCGGGCCGATGCCGGACTGCATCAGCAGCTTCGGCGAGCCGATGGCGCCGGACGAGACGATCACCTCGCGGTCGGCGCGCAGGATTGTTGTCTGGCCGCCCGGCTTGTCGACGATCTCGACGCCGATGGCACGGCCCTTCTCGACGACGATGCGGGTGACCAGCACATCGGTCCTGACGGTCAGGTTCTTGCGATCGCGGATCGGCTTCAAATAGGCGACCGAAGCGGAGGAGCGCCGGGCGTCTTTCTGGGTCAGCTGGTAGTAGCCGACGCCTTCCTGGCTGGCGCCGTTGAAATCAGGGTTGAAGGGAATGCCCATCTCCTGGCCGGCGCGGAAATAGGCTTCGCAGATCGGCAGCGGCGCAATCGGGTTGGAGACGCCGAGCGGGCCCTGGTCGCCGTGAAAATCGTTGGCATAGCGCTGGTTGTTCTCGGCGCGCTTGAAATAGGGCAGGACGTCGCGGTAGCTCCACCCGGTCAGCCC
Coding sequences within:
- a CDS encoding EamA family transporter, whose protein sequence is MTLFVFFAVLAAAAMHAIWNALVKVHLDRFLSITLMTFGMGVAGLVVLPFVEVPKAEVWPYITASVIFHMGYRTFLIGAYQAGDFAQTYPLARGTAPLLAALGGMFVVAEVPAPLAIVGILLLSAGTLVMSFRGGAHLEKLNLRAVAFALGTSIFIASYTLSDGSGARLAATAQSYAAWLFICDALGALVLCLVFRGPKALPVLARDWKTGLFTGVLSGAAYWIVMWAMTKAPIASVASLRETSILFAMMISVYALGEKMTGWRGAAALSIVAGVIALRMA
- a CDS encoding endonuclease/exonuclease/phosphatase family protein, with translation MKLVSYNIQYGFGGDGRYDLSRAARLVAGADIIALQEVERHWQRSNFDDQPELLSRLLPGYHWVYGPAFDMDASEWRDGHLVNRRRQFGTMVLSRLPIVWSRLHVLPMRRTLRPLNTRNAALECMIRTPAGPVRVLSLHLAHIAAEERLEQIDYLLAAHRRAPREGGPWSGVDDEPSRNWTHGEAEPENPLAAIWLGDFNMEPGSAEYRRIVGSTPYHRGAAYLDGFVDAAAMAVEPAGDFHTHEKIIDGRLAKRRLDHCFVGGMFAGRVRSVTADIGELASDHFPVRVDIDLETPFGWGGR
- a CDS encoding Dabb family protein encodes the protein MIRHCVFARFRSDVSPTERTAIHADLEALRQVIEGMETVHFSVNVSPEPFARGFSHGFTIDFRDAAARDAYLVHEAHQRAGARLVAAVEGGTDGLMVFDLDLTKT
- a CDS encoding GMC family oxidoreductase, with protein sequence MTDYIIVGAGPAGCVLANRLSEDPSNSVLLLEAGGKDWHPLIHMPAGFAKMTKGIASWGWSTVPQKHMKDRVFWYTQAKVVGGGSSINAQIYTRGNARDYDAWEKEEGLTGWSYRDVLPYFKRAENNQRYANDFHGDQGPLGVSNPIAPLPICEAYFRAGQEMGIPFNPDFNGASQEGVGYYQLTQKDARRSSASVAYLKPIRDRKNLTVRTDVLVTRIVVEKGRAIGVEIVDKPGGQTTILRADREVIVSSGAIGSPKLLMQSGIGPADHLKSVGVTPVRDLPGVGSNMQDHLDLFVIAECTGDHTYDNYAKLHRTAWAGLQYLLLKNGPVASSLFETGGFWYADPTAASPDIQFHLGLGSGIEAGVEKLKNPGVTLNSAFLRPRSRGTVRLKSADPADHPLIDPNYWSDPYDRAMSLKGLRLAREIMRQKALVPYVLREVLPGPSLASDDELIDYACRTSKTDHHPVGTCRMGHDEMAVVTPDLRLRGIEGLRVCDASVMPRVPSSNTNAPTIMVGEKGADLILGREPLAPAVFSGNRAA
- a CDS encoding cation:proton antiporter, which encodes MALFELTLVLLLAAVALTALSRRLEIPYPSLLALAGVAIAFVPGAPVIEIDPELALALFIAPVLLDAAYDMSLRDLKRYRLSLVLLALGAVVFTTVVVAFVGWKMAGLPVAAAVALGAIVAPPDAVAASAVLGQFRVPYRLTAILQGESLLNDATALLIYRLAVSAALGSIMLSNAIPVILLSTIGSLVAGYVLGRVSLLTLTRIDDAASSTVVQFAGTFGVWILADRLGLSAIITIVVYAITIARSAPRRMSARRRVSTYSVWESAVFVLNVLAFVLMGLQARSIVGRLSGDGQGGVFVFAATVLVVVILARLVWVASYVAIIRWFARDGEGQQGDAPTFRGAVLVGWCGMRGLVTLVVAIALPAGFPGRDPIVLAAFAVVLGTLVLQGMTLKPLLRILNFERDTSIDREVAQARVAVMQAALDVLSRKTSGAAAVVREQYEAQRQIAENPEDAQAATEYDRLRLYAINRQRDTLEELRSNGTIGDEAYHRLEEEIDWAELAASPAGRFQPLTTD